tttatttataccccgctaccatctcccgagggactcggtgcggctaacatgaagctgagcccacaatacatcaatgataaaagcaataacaacaattaatacaaacaataaaataaaattcataacaaaaaataaacaataaacattaaaggtaacacaacgacgtttaaaaaccacgttttcaggctcctcctaaggaCTTCTtgatataaaatattttcttatacTTATTCCACACTTGCAATAGCGATCTCCTTATGTAGTGGTTATTAACATTAgaatctgaacaaatctggctgGTTCCTTCAAGAAAATGAGTGAGGGCTGGTTGAttctctaaggcagtgtttcccttccagatgttttggacttcagttcccacaattcctaacagctggtaagctggctgggatttctgggaactgaacatctggaggagcacagtttgggaaacTTAAAAAAGGGAGGTTCACTACCAGGGTGCCACTACTAAGAAGGTCCTGCCATATTTAAAAGACATGTATTGTTCATAAATAGTTCTAAGATCCCTAGAAGCTTAGGGATTTCTTGATGGCTAGGAGGAGATAGGTAAGTCTTACAAAATGCAGATTCTCTGGCATtactatttttttcattttgtttttcagatacagaacattgGGTGTCTTCTCCAGTGGTCTTGGTTTATGGGGCAACAGATAAGCCTGCCTTGCACGCCATCCTAGCATCCAGTCACACACAATCAAAAATTCCCTTCAGCTTATAGGGAATAGTAGCTGCATGGTAGGTTCCTGTTTTCGGTAGGAAAATAAAGGTGGACGGGGCTTCTTGAGAGCAGCAGCAATATATTTATAGCTCACTGTCTCCCTTGCCTGGACCCACCAGTATGCGGACCCCAACACCCATGATTGTGGGCATTGTGCTTGGCCCTTGTGGGCTTGTCCTAAACCTAACCAGCACCCTGGCTCAGACCTGGAGGACTGTCAGCCTCATCCCTGGGGAGACACAGGACCTGATCCAGCACCAAGGCATCTGGCAGTTCTGCAATGAGTACCAGAGCAGCAACCTGAACACCTGTTATGACATTAAGGACACCCTGGGATACTTCTCCCAGCTGCCTGTGCAAGTGGCCAAGGGGCTCATGCCTGCCTCACTGGTGGTCACCGCTCTGGGTCTAGTGGTGTCCACGTTGGGAGTGCGCTGCTGGCAGCACCGACCCCATTACTTGCTGGGTGGACTGGGTGGGCTGTTGCTCTTCATTTCTGGACTGCTGAGCCTTATTGCCATCTCTTGGTACAATCATGAGCTCTACAATCTGCCTTCCCCCTCAGGCAGCACACTGGCGGTGGGCTACTGCCTGGTCTTAGGGTACCTCGCTAGTTGCATGGAAATTATTGGAGGCCTCTCTCTGACCGTGAGCTTTCACCAGTGCTGCAAAGAATACAAACTGAAGAAAGCTGCTAAAGACACCAGTTACCCACCAAGCAACAAGCAGGGCCCAGGAAGCGTGGCAGCCATTAGCTCCCCCTCCATCATAGATGGCAGAAACAGGCACATCTCAAGCTGGAATACAACATCTAATTACCACAGCAATTTCCTCGATGTACTGGAAGATGAAGTGGGTAGTAGGAGTCAAAGCAGGCTTCCCTGTGACTCAGATTTGTAGCCCTAAACCGGGAAATTTCTACAAATGGAAGGCAAGGCATGAGCTGCCTGAACAGAACAGCGGCCGGGAAGGATCACCTGAAAGTGTGACATTCTCCTACTTCTATAACCAAAAACAAATATTGACTGAAAGAGTTGATTAAGCTGCCTGAGAGGATAATGGTGGATTCTTCTTctctggaagtctttaaacagagtttggatggTTATTTTGTGGAGTGCTTCAGTTGGATATTCCTGTATTAGGCTGGAAGGCTTTGGTAATCTCTTCCCTCTCCATGATTATGTGATTATAATAGTTGGAACAGCTGGATCACTGAGATTCTTGATGTATCTATTTAAAGCATTTCccaataaatattattatgtcATTAAGACATTT
This genomic interval from Anolis sagrei isolate rAnoSag1 chromosome 2, rAnoSag1.mat, whole genome shotgun sequence contains the following:
- the CLDN23 gene encoding claudin-23, which translates into the protein MRTPTPMIVGIVLGPCGLVLNLTSTLAQTWRTVSLIPGETQDLIQHQGIWQFCNEYQSSNLNTCYDIKDTLGYFSQLPVQVAKGLMPASLVVTALGLVVSTLGVRCWQHRPHYLLGGLGGLLLFISGLLSLIAISWYNHELYNLPSPSGSTLAVGYCLVLGYLASCMEIIGGLSLTVSFHQCCKEYKLKKAAKDTSYPPSNKQGPGSVAAISSPSIIDGRNRHISSWNTTSNYHSNFLDVLEDEVGSRSQSRLPCDSDL